A single window of Metallosphaera hakonensis JCM 8857 = DSM 7519 DNA harbors:
- a CDS encoding NAD(P)/FAD-dependent oxidoreductase, which yields MDKYSWKNTTVYDPGRVGALREKLWTQNEGTVLVYAPKAPYRCAPAPTETALLAHTVLSHRGVRDKFKIIHVDANDKTQPPFIADVVKQIYERAGIELITNQEIKEVDDKTVVTNGGERYNYSILALLEPNRASRFIEEAGLGGTFVEIRSPQDLRHPKYDDVLSAGDVAKLPYPKNQEIAFESALFASNKIMEMEGVSERVPVQYAFVGWAYMGNLEGKLETLSLQFQLDLTTQPPKPGKDPQLRRDYTLQKDNWEQAYLKKLFGY from the coding sequence ATGGATAAGTATTCCTGGAAAAACACCACAGTTTACGATCCTGGAAGAGTTGGTGCCCTAAGGGAGAAACTGTGGACCCAGAACGAAGGAACGGTCCTGGTTTATGCACCGAAGGCGCCCTATCGTTGTGCACCTGCTCCCACTGAAACGGCTCTCCTAGCTCACACTGTTCTCTCCCACAGGGGAGTTAGAGATAAATTCAAGATAATTCATGTTGACGCCAATGACAAAACCCAACCACCCTTCATTGCAGATGTTGTAAAACAGATTTACGAAAGGGCTGGGATAGAGTTGATCACTAACCAGGAAATTAAGGAAGTAGACGATAAGACAGTGGTTACGAATGGCGGAGAGCGATATAACTACTCAATCCTTGCTCTTCTAGAACCCAATAGAGCATCAAGATTCATAGAGGAGGCCGGACTTGGAGGTACTTTCGTCGAAATTAGGTCTCCACAGGATCTAAGACATCCCAAGTATGATGATGTATTGTCTGCAGGGGACGTCGCCAAGTTACCTTATCCTAAGAATCAAGAGATAGCCTTTGAAAGTGCATTGTTCGCCTCAAACAAGATAATGGAAATGGAGGGAGTGTCGGAGAGAGTTCCGGTTCAATATGCGTTCGTGGGCTGGGCCTATATGGGCAATCTAGAGGGAAAGCTAGAAACTCTCAGTTTACAATTCCAGTTGGATTTGACCACTCAACCACCTAAACCGGGGAAGGACCCTCAGTTGAGAAGAGATTACACTTTACAAAAGGACAACTGGGAACAGGCTTACCTCAAGAAATTATTCGGATATTGA
- the cas4 gene encoding CRISPR-associated protein Cas4 has product MISGSTVKYFSYCPQIVRLTSMGFQERVTEAMMEGKEVDREKVINFLYGTLKPLNIVRGPIFRYKNLVGSPDYVLFFPNFVSPLDLKQGRERRDHVLQILFYLYVMELKGFNVKEGLLYYVREGKLKRIKYSFRERRIVRKTIEEIREAMRGKVRVTQPVQKCYNCGFFRWCRPRIEGGISTV; this is encoded by the coding sequence ATGATCAGTGGCTCCACGGTGAAATACTTCTCCTATTGCCCCCAGATAGTGAGGCTGACGAGTATGGGTTTTCAAGAGAGGGTAACAGAGGCAATGATGGAGGGTAAGGAAGTGGACAGGGAGAAGGTCATAAACTTCCTATACGGTACGCTCAAGCCGCTGAACATAGTAAGAGGGCCTATTTTCAGGTACAAGAACCTAGTGGGCTCCCCGGACTACGTGCTCTTCTTCCCTAACTTCGTCTCTCCATTAGACCTCAAACAGGGGAGAGAAAGGAGGGATCACGTCCTGCAGATCCTATTCTACCTTTACGTGATGGAGTTGAAGGGGTTCAATGTTAAGGAAGGTCTCCTCTATTACGTTAGGGAGGGGAAACTGAAGAGGATTAAGTACTCCTTTAGGGAAAGGAGGATCGTGAGGAAGACCATTGAGGAGATAAGGGAGGCAATGAGAGGTAAAGTTAGGGTGACTCAACCTGTCCAGAAGTGTTACAACTGCGGTTTCTTCCGTTGGTGTAGGCCCAGAATTGAGGGTGGGATCTCCACGGTTTGA
- the cas1 gene encoding CRISPR-associated endonuclease Cas1 — MDKKIAFVKDYGAYLRVKNGLIECSVKDQVKWKVSPAEIHSIVFLVTSSVSSEVIRLANEYGIDLVFFHRHEPYAKLIPARYGGSFRLWTRQMRSLRRGVEFARAFIYGKLHNQWVTLRYYEKKYGYDLGTGRLDELTRDSLLATSSEDVMGREAEAAKVYWRGVRFLLPTSLGFKGRRKKVSENLDAFNVALNVGYGMLRKVVWSAVVSVGLNPYVGFLHKFREGRPSLVFDLMEEFRSPFVDRPLIGLAREDSDKVSNLKEVYSLLSRIDEEEVYTQARKLANAVLSGEEYKPFMAK; from the coding sequence ATGGATAAAAAGATAGCCTTCGTGAAGGACTATGGTGCCTATCTAAGGGTTAAGAACGGCCTCATAGAGTGCTCAGTCAAGGATCAAGTTAAGTGGAAAGTCTCCCCCGCTGAGATCCACTCCATTGTGTTCCTGGTTACGTCCTCAGTCTCCTCAGAGGTGATCAGACTCGCAAACGAGTACGGCATAGACCTAGTGTTCTTCCATAGACACGAACCCTACGCCAAACTCATCCCGGCAAGGTATGGAGGATCCTTTAGGCTCTGGACAAGACAGATGAGGAGTCTGAGAAGAGGGGTTGAGTTCGCTAGAGCCTTCATCTACGGAAAGCTTCACAACCAATGGGTAACCTTGAGATATTATGAGAAGAAGTACGGGTACGACTTGGGGACAGGCAGGCTGGACGAATTGACAAGGGATTCTCTCCTAGCGACGAGCTCCGAGGACGTAATGGGGAGAGAGGCTGAGGCCGCTAAGGTATACTGGAGAGGTGTGAGGTTCCTTCTACCCACATCCTTAGGATTTAAGGGAAGGAGGAAGAAGGTAAGCGAAAACCTAGATGCCTTCAACGTGGCCCTAAACGTGGGGTATGGTATGCTCAGGAAGGTGGTGTGGTCAGCGGTAGTTTCGGTGGGTCTGAACCCCTACGTAGGTTTCCTCCACAAGTTCAGGGAGGGCAGGCCTTCTCTGGTCTTCGACCTGATGGAGGAGTTCAGGTCCCCATTCGTGGATAGACCCTTGATTGGTTTAGCTAGGGAGGACTCAGACAAGGTATCTAACCTGAAGGAGGTATACTCGCTCTTATCTAGGATCGATGAGGAGGAGGTTTACACGCAGGCGAGGAAATTAGCCAACGCAGTCCTGAGCGGAGAGGAGTATAAACCCTTCATGGCGAAGTAG
- the cas2 gene encoding CRISPR-associated endonuclease Cas2, with protein MLYLVFYDISSDDLRNKVSNFLKQKGLERVQYSVFLGDLNNSRLRDLEVGLRMIGKRKGGEDERFLVMIVPVTENQFRQRIVISWELGKRDEEGEVIW; from the coding sequence TTGCTGTACCTGGTGTTTTACGACATAAGTAGCGATGATCTGAGGAACAAGGTGTCCAATTTCCTGAAACAAAAGGGGTTGGAGAGGGTGCAGTACAGCGTTTTCCTGGGGGATCTCAATAACTCTAGGTTGAGGGACTTAGAGGTGGGGTTGAGAATGATAGGTAAGAGGAAGGGAGGGGAGGATGAGAGGTTCCTGGTAATGATCGTTCCAGTAACCGAGAATCAGTTTAGACAAAGGATAGTGATCTCCTGGGAGTTAGGGAAGAGGGACGAAGAAGGGGAAGTGATCTGGTGA
- the crn1 gene encoding CRISPR-associated ring nuclease Crn1, whose protein sequence is MARLISTLGKSPGGIAETLLNLKDGKFVAPFDPSPVKVDELIVVKTKEVQESYYVLKAILLCCSGFTNLKPLELPFDDVTTPDDFVEVRETMRRLLRAGDFLDFTGGRKAISSAAVLAAREVGAHLVSTLISQEEYYVQNKIYNSVKERATRVYKREDCVSLICDLISKDSKTIVFF, encoded by the coding sequence ATGGCGAGGTTAATCTCCACCTTGGGAAAGTCACCTGGAGGTATAGCGGAGACCCTGCTCAATCTAAAGGATGGGAAATTCGTTGCTCCCTTCGATCCCTCCCCCGTAAAGGTAGACGAGTTGATCGTGGTGAAAACTAAGGAGGTTCAGGAGAGCTATTACGTTCTCAAGGCCATCCTCTTGTGTTGCTCCGGCTTCACCAACTTGAAGCCTTTGGAACTCCCCTTCGACGATGTAACTACCCCAGATGATTTCGTGGAGGTCAGGGAGACGATGAGGAGACTCCTTAGGGCCGGAGACTTCCTGGACTTCACAGGAGGGAGGAAGGCCATAAGCTCCGCGGCAGTACTAGCTGCGAGGGAAGTAGGGGCTCACCTTGTCTCCACCCTGATCTCCCAGGAGGAGTACTACGTCCAGAACAAGATATATAACTCCGTGAAGGAGAGAGCCACAAGGGTCTACAAGAGGGAGGACTGCGTGAGTTTAATCTGCGACCTGATCTCTAAGGACTCGAAGACCATCGTTTTCTTCTAA
- a CDS encoding Cas10/Cmr2 second palm domain-containing protein, with the protein MNEKLMLVTLLHDVGKILLRAGEEPSCELGQEFYKHDRLTCDFIMEYLGREYVELFKEGQWKIADYASASERMEARTLGKPESVPLLDPALDVQPHEDLSKWDEESRWYPVTYVNFNATPHTYTARKRAKAQLNYEGIHETLRTLAEQAKSIVDPEALLETYDFIYRTVALFVPAAVYRAIPNTSLYGHSRLAAPLCVYDQVRLLVVDIKGIQKFITSARGEAESSKRLRGRSFFLQLLQRALSDKIADVLGISVLHNISFEPGKLILIVHDDLKSKVDEVLAKVEEWSNFEIQFASSISREKLNVRDIKIYDEKSRDDQFQKALQNVFKSLEIVGRPTVVEEVGVDYFGDIYPASRLVKTKGVDGIDSLTAGEMKEEDKISEINLISLIVGHSTRNLKFVVEVMYKDGTKGENGYRRIGVSNEYRVGEIYIEPLNVGFLLVQQVEDGRKGRDEYETKGREITALLQSLIQIKKESAKRIRIFKVNDTMNFIYPELTKLFDKISFGYITLSNYHPVDKQGKFISLDDMANYIALGITDGDKVGEVVTRLSAFPGRLMTFSSLMDFTFAHIVTSKVNEELKGKDNVPIVVLYSGGDDLAVYGKWDDVFDLLVDLSDLIVRILPSISVSGGLLVFKKKFPIAFAYSFAKEQEDVAKKERNETGGRISSNIFEKYTETQVNPCKKPNMTSLTWDEARRFLMYAEELSKTDLPNAYLYKLHHIGQMIEECEIPGALVSYAYLNARNEQVFNRIEKVTEGYLLKYPGEREQEVVARLLKFRDVINMYSLLARTQS; encoded by the coding sequence TTGAATGAGAAGCTCATGCTCGTTACCCTTTTACATGACGTAGGGAAAATCCTATTGAGGGCGGGAGAGGAGCCTTCCTGTGAACTAGGCCAAGAGTTCTACAAACATGACAGGCTCACCTGCGACTTTATCATGGAGTACTTGGGTCGGGAATACGTGGAGCTCTTCAAGGAGGGCCAGTGGAAGATAGCCGACTACGCGTCGGCGAGCGAGAGGATGGAAGCTAGAACCCTCGGTAAACCGGAGTCCGTCCCGCTTTTAGATCCCGCATTGGACGTCCAACCCCATGAGGATTTATCGAAGTGGGACGAGGAATCTAGATGGTACCCAGTAACTTACGTGAACTTTAACGCCACGCCCCATACCTACACAGCAAGGAAAAGGGCGAAAGCCCAATTGAATTATGAAGGGATTCATGAAACCCTACGGACGCTGGCTGAGCAAGCTAAATCAATTGTGGACCCAGAAGCTCTCTTGGAGACCTATGACTTCATTTACAGGACGGTAGCCCTCTTTGTTCCAGCAGCAGTATATAGGGCAATACCAAATACATCCCTTTACGGACACAGTAGGCTTGCAGCTCCTCTTTGTGTATACGATCAAGTGAGGCTACTGGTGGTGGACATCAAGGGTATACAGAAGTTCATTACAAGCGCAAGGGGAGAAGCGGAATCGTCCAAGAGATTGAGGGGTAGGAGTTTCTTTCTGCAGCTCCTTCAGAGAGCCCTCTCCGATAAGATAGCCGACGTACTGGGCATCTCGGTATTACATAACATCTCCTTCGAGCCAGGTAAACTGATCCTGATAGTGCATGACGACCTTAAAAGCAAGGTGGATGAAGTCCTGGCCAAAGTGGAGGAGTGGAGTAATTTCGAGATTCAATTCGCTTCTTCCATTTCTAGGGAGAAACTTAACGTTAGGGACATAAAGATATATGATGAGAAAAGTAGGGACGACCAATTCCAGAAGGCCTTACAAAACGTCTTCAAAAGTTTAGAAATAGTGGGGAGACCTACTGTAGTTGAAGAGGTGGGAGTTGATTACTTCGGTGATATCTACCCCGCATCCAGATTGGTGAAGACCAAGGGAGTTGATGGAATAGATTCTCTAACTGCTGGAGAAATGAAGGAGGAAGACAAGATTTCAGAAATCAACCTCATCTCACTCATAGTGGGACACTCAACGAGGAACCTAAAGTTCGTTGTGGAGGTGATGTATAAAGACGGCACGAAAGGAGAAAACGGTTACCGCAGGATAGGGGTATCCAACGAGTATAGGGTGGGGGAGATCTACATAGAACCTCTTAATGTGGGCTTTCTCTTGGTCCAGCAAGTGGAGGATGGGAGAAAGGGGAGAGACGAGTATGAGACAAAGGGGAGAGAAATCACAGCGTTACTACAGAGCCTAATTCAAATCAAGAAGGAATCCGCGAAGAGGATCAGGATATTCAAGGTTAACGATACGATGAACTTCATCTATCCTGAGCTAACTAAACTGTTCGACAAGATTAGCTTCGGTTACATAACCCTAAGTAACTATCACCCGGTTGACAAACAAGGTAAGTTCATAAGTCTGGACGATATGGCTAACTACATAGCCTTGGGGATCACTGACGGGGATAAGGTAGGGGAAGTGGTCACCAGACTGTCTGCATTTCCTGGAAGATTAATGACCTTCTCCTCCCTGATGGACTTCACGTTCGCTCACATAGTTACATCCAAGGTAAATGAGGAGCTTAAGGGAAAGGATAACGTACCGATAGTTGTGCTCTACTCGGGGGGAGACGACTTGGCCGTGTATGGAAAGTGGGACGATGTATTTGATCTCCTGGTGGATCTATCTGATCTGATAGTCAGGATATTGCCCTCCATCTCGGTGTCAGGAGGTCTTTTAGTGTTCAAGAAGAAGTTCCCCATAGCCTTTGCGTACTCCTTCGCCAAGGAACAGGAGGACGTGGCCAAAAAGGAGAGGAATGAGACGGGTGGTAGAATCTCAAGCAACATCTTCGAGAAGTACACAGAAACCCAAGTAAACCCTTGCAAGAAACCCAACATGACATCACTTACATGGGATGAAGCAAGAAGGTTCCTTATGTATGCAGAGGAGTTGTCCAAAACTGACTTGCCCAACGCATACCTATATAAACTCCACCATATAGGCCAGATGATCGAAGAGTGTGAAATCCCAGGGGCTTTGGTCAGCTACGCCTATCTAAACGCCAGGAACGAACAGGTCTTCAATAGAATTGAGAAGGTGACCGAGGGCTATCTGCTGAAATATCCAGGAGAGAGGGAACAGGAGGTAGTAGCTAGGTTACTGAAGTTTAGAGACGTTATCAACATGTATTCGCTGTTGGCTAGAACTCAGAGCTGA